One window from the genome of Aptenodytes patagonicus chromosome 4, bAptPat1.pri.cur, whole genome shotgun sequence encodes:
- the STX18 gene encoding syntaxin-18 isoform X2, giving the protein MSEYVRMTDTERDQIDQDAQIFMRTCADAIHQLRTEAHKGVQSAQVKEHRTAVLDFIEDYLKRVCKLYSEQRAIRVKRVIDKKRLSRLEPEQSNVSKSPLSAEKSSQNPLDDSEEKLSAEESRDRNLPDAQSNLGLWGDGKGEDELSPEEIQMFEQENQRLVGEMNNLFDEVRQIEGKVVEISRLQEIFTEKVLQQETDIDNIHQLVVGATENIKEGNEDIREAIKNNAGFRVWILFFLVMCSFSLLFLDWYDN; this is encoded by the exons ATGTCTGAGTATGTGAGGATGACAGATACAGAGCGTGATCAGATAGATCAAGATGCTCAGATATTTATGAGGACGTGTGCCGATGCCATTCATCAGCTGAGAACAGAAG caCACAAGGGTGTCCAGTCTGCTCAGGTAAAGGAGCACAGAACAGCTGTCTTGGACTTCATTGAAGATTACTTAAAAA GAGTATGTAAGCTGTATTCTGAACAAAGAGCCATCCGAGTTAAGCGAGTGATAGATAAGAAGAGACT GTCCAGACTTGAACCTGAGCAGAGCAACGTGTCCAAATCACCTCTTTCTGCTGAAAAATCTTCACAGAATCCTTTAGATGATTCTGAAGAAAAACTTTCTGCTGAGGAAAGCAGAG ACAGGAATCTGCCTGATGCCCAAAGTaaccttggattatggggggacGGCAAAGGTGAAGATGAGCTGTCACCTGAAGAAATACAAATG TTTGAACAGGAGAACCAGAGACTCGTTGGTGAAATGAATAATCTCTTTGATGAAGTCAG ACAAATTGAAGGAAAAGTGGTGGAAATCTCCAGATTACAAGAGATATTCACTGAAAAAGTCTTGCAACAG gagacTGATATTGACAATATCCATCAACTAGTTGTGGGTGCAACAGAGAATATCAAAGAAGGCAACGAAGACATAAGAGAG GCAATCAAAAACAATGCTGGATTTAGAGTATGGATCTTATTCTTCCTTGTGATGTGTTcgttttccttgcttttcctggACTGGTAtgataattaa